The Chiroxiphia lanceolata isolate bChiLan1 unplaced genomic scaffold, bChiLan1.pri scaffold_102_arrow_ctg1, whole genome shotgun sequence genomic sequence AGTTCTAGGAGAGCCTATACCCCTGTGTTCCCAAGATTTTTGTAGTCTCAGTGTTCCTGACCCCCCTGTTCCCATAATTTTGGGGGCCTGGGAGTGCCCAACCCACCTGTTCTGACAATTTTAGGGATCTAGGAGTAAATAACACCCTCTTTTCTTACATTGTGTAGTCCTGGGACAGCCCAATCCCTCCTGTTCCTGGATTACTGGGAGGCTGACAGTGCCCAAacctccctgttcccaggatTTCTGGAGTCTAGGAGTGTCCACATCCCTCTTTTGTGATATTTCAGGGTCAGGGAGTGCCCAAACGCTCCAGTTCCCAGGATTTTCAGGGTCTGGGAATAGGAAacccccccattcccaggatTTTCAGAGCCCCCCCAACTGCCCCCATCAACCAGgactgcagagcactgagaagctttactgggaacactgggaacagCTGGTTAGTGTGGGAAGAAatgcagggaagggggggacaTGCGACCCCCCCCAAATGAGCGCAGGGTTTGAGGGATCCAGGGTGGTCCCGAGGCCACGGGGAGGGGCTGCGGGCGCCGGCggctcaggagctctgtggggagagaaaagggggggagagcaaaggggctgggggggcagggggggcccagaggccgTGGGAGAGCAAGGGGGGGCCACGCCCCCCCTTTGGGGACCCCCCTTTACCTTCTCCCGCAGGTAGAAGCCGAGCCCCAGCGCCAGGAAGACCGAGCCCAAGACGAAGCCCCCGACCCCCACCAGGATCTTGCTGCGGACGGTGTCCGGTGGCATCTctggggggagccgggggggtcagcacccccaaaacctcctcccacgccccccccggcaccccccaGAGCCCGGCCCgctctcccccagcccacccgggggtccctcccacctcctgccagtcccttcccagcccctttGGGGATCCCCCCGGGCCCCTCCTGGCCCCTCCAGGACCCTCCCGCCCCCCTGCCgtcccccccagcaccccccaaactccctcccGGTCGCCCCCGGTCgcccccccggggctgggggggccgggccgtACCCCAGTGCCGGCTGAGGGGGTGCTCCAGGCTGACGTGCTCCACCTGGCAGCTGTAGGTGACCCCGCGCCGGGGGGGgatttccagcagcaccagcacctggTAGCTCCAGTCCCCGTTGGGGACCACGTCGGTGGCCACCACGTGCTccggcagctcctgcccatcctGCAACCACCTCACCTGCACCGGCGCAGGGTAGAAATCCATCACGGAGCAGAGCaggcggccggggccgggctgggagcTCGACGGCACCAGCGAGATGGACACGCTGGGGGGCACTGGCAGGGACGGGGGAGACACTGGGCTCAGCTGGGGGGCActggcagggagggcagagggcttggagggcactgggagggactgggatggcactgggagggactgggagggcactgggagggactgggatggcagtgggagggactgggatggcagtgggagggactgggatggcagtgggagggactgggaatcGAGTGGGGGAGAAGggtctgggctgggggggcactggggagagAGTTGGGAGATGTGGGAGTGAAGTGAGAACGACTGGGAATGGACTGAGAGGGATTGGGAGTGGAGTTAGAGGGTCTGGGAGTGGAGTGAGAGGGACTGGGAGTGACTGGTGTGGACTGGGAGTGACTGGTGTGGACTGGGAAGGAAGCGCTCGGGCCTGGGAGGCTGAGTGGTGGTGAGGGAAGTCTTGGGTTTGGGTCTGCCTGGCAACTGGAGCGTCATCAGAGAGACGCGCTGGGATTGGCTGAGGGGCGGGAGCTCGGTGGCCCCAGCGGGGTGGAGACGcggggggggcactgggagagactgggatggactgggatggactgggaaaAACTGGAATGGACTGGGAGAGACTAGGGGGCACtggaaggactgggagagactgggatggactgggaagaactgggaggggaaaaaggccACGGGAACGGGcccagggagggctgaggggTCTGGGGTGATTCCCAGGGAGGGTTTGAGGGGCTCCAGGGTCATTCCCGGGGCAGGGCCCGAGGGGACCCGCTCTGCCCCACGCTCACCTCTGCGGTTCACAGTGAACGGGGTGACCACCTTGTAGTTGTGCCGGCAGTAGTTGTCCACCTGACCCCGTTTGTACTCCAACAATTCCGGGTTGCTGTTCCAGTACCTGGCCTGGATCTCCCCATACGGGGTGTCCCCCACATAGACCCCCACATTGGTGTCGAAGTGGGCGTACTGCTCCCGGTTGTAGATGTACCTCTCCACGAACCTCACCCGCTCGGTGCCGTTGATGAAGTGACACTCGGACTTTCCCATCCACTGGAACACCCCTGTGTGTGCAGGACACGGGTCAGGGGGTGCCCCGTCCCCCCCCAtcatcccccagccccccacagCAGGCTGGCAGCTCAGGGGGCCACCCCGGacccccctttcccacccccctctgccccacgGACGCCCCAGCACCGGCTCTTGGCTGGGGGGGAACCCCCCCATCAGCCCCCCGGGGATGGACAGGGGGGTTGGGGACCCCCCCAAtgcccatcccaccccccagagccccagggaaCCGCTGCAGGGCTCAAGGgacacccagggacccccagggcacccctctgcctgctctcccaCACCCCCTTgcccccctctcccacccctttcccacCGGACCCACAATCCCCACACCCCCCCAACCTCACTTTGGGGCTCCCACCCCCCGACCACTCACTCCggcccttcccacccccctcGCCCTCCCTTTTTCGGGGCTCCCACcccctcttttctcccctcttgccccccctttcccaccccccgCTCACCCGACAGCTCCTCGCCCGCAGCCGGgggggctcccagcagcaccagcaccgCCAGCACGGCCCCAGCTCCCCGCACACGCTCCATGCCCAGCGCCGGACAGCTGCtgacaccccaaaaccagccgGGCGACGCctttttggggatttttgggCGCGCTCGGATTGGCTGAGGGCGCAAAGTCCGGGTACGGTTTGGAGCCGTGTTGGAGCGTGGTCTTCCCGGCGACTGATGAGTCATCATCGCGGCGCGCTGGGATTGGTTGGGGGCGGCGTGGGCGCTTTGCGATTGGCTGAGGGCCGTTGGGGCGTGTCCAAGCCCCTCTTTTCCGATATATTCGGGTCTGGGTGtggtccaacccccctgtccctgggatTTTTAGGGTCTAGGAGAGGCCATACCCCCGTGTTGCCAAGATTTTTCGGGTCTGAATGTCCCTAACCCCCCTGTTCCCGGGTTTTGGGCTGCTGATGTTGCCCAACCCTCCTGTTCCCAGGATTTTTTGGGAACTCGATGTGCCCAAACGAAGTTCCTCCGTGATTTTTTTCGGTCTGCGTGTGCCCAAACCACCTTGTTCCCAGGATTTTATGGGTCTCCGAGTGCCCCAACGCCCGTGTTCCTGGGATTTtctgagccccccccccccccccgcttcCCCCCAGTAACCAGGACTGCAGAGAACTGGGAAGCTttactgggaacactgggagcaGCCGGTTGGGATGCgaagaaaagcaggttttaaattctgttattgttctcttttttaaaggcatgtcctcacctgccctgcccaggtCAAAAGGCAGCAAAAACGTCATATTTGATGTTTTATCCTATTTTACTACgctttttatcttttgtttattaattgattgattgattatttttttcttttcttctttttagtcTCGCCCAAAGCCCTTTGGGGATACACCGAGGCGGCGCAAAGTCTTCTGGGATTAACTGCCTTTATTTCGTTATTATTCCCTTGAAAGACCCTGTGAGGAAGAGGCCACGGCACTGTCCCGCTCGGAGAACTTTGATTTTTACCCTCCCAATATCCCTCATTAATTTCCGCAGGTTTACCTcaaaaccttaatttttttttcctcccctcttcccacCCCAGAGAGGGTGGGAGAGACACGGACTGCGCATGCGCAGGTCGCTTTTCAGCGGAGCAATTAAACTCACTGCGCATGCGCGTATCCCTTCTCTGCGGAGCCATTACACCACTGCGCAAGCGCTGTCCCGTTTTCTTTTGCCCTTACTTACCACGTGACGCGCGACTTTAGGCAAATAAATGCGCATGCGCCATTTGCCGCCATCTTGcccttttctttttgcccttCTCTGTGCTTCGTGGCTCGTTATGCGCATGCGTTGCATTTTTGTCTCGCACTTCCGCTTCTCTTTCGCTGACGTCACTCCGCCAGTCGCGGCGCATGCGCAGTAGCGCCGGCGCGGCAGCAACGGCGCTTCCCGCCCcgttttatttgttttttaatttttactttatcttttctttattttagatCTTCTCGTTTTAATTTTgttacttctatttttattttttatttcgtatatttttttctggattttatgACCtgttttttacttcctttttatttttttttatttatttattaatgtggcatttgttcattttacatttatattttctatttttttactCAATTTTTTTACTTCGTTTTTTATTTTTcgaatttatttttgttgcatttattgtattttatatttttctatttttttatttctttttttaccttgtttttatttttttaatttatttctgttgtatttatttcttaatgttacatttatttctcttgatttttaCTGCCCCCAAAATCACCACTTTAGCCCCCAAAATCCCCCGTTTTGCCCCAAATCCCCCATTTTACCCCCACAATTCCCCGCTCCCACCCAAATTTCATCCCAAAATTTCCTGTTTCCACCACAAAATCCCTCATTTAGCCCCAAAATCACCACTTTAGCCCCCAAAAATCACCACTTTAGCCCCAAAAATCCCCAGTTTTGCCCCAAGTCCCCCATTTTAACCCCACAATTCCCCGCTCCCACCCAAATTTTATCCCAAAATTTCCCGTTTCCACCACAAAATCCCTCATTTGCCCCCCAAAATCACCACTTTtgccccccaaatcccccgTTTTGCCCCCAAAATCCCCAGTTTTGCCCCAAATCCCCCATTTTACCCCCACAATTCCCCGCTCCCACCCAAATTTTATCCCAAAATTTCCCGTTTCCCCCACAAAATCCCTCATTTAGCCCCAAAAATCACCAGTTTAGCCCCCGAAATCCCCACTTTTGCCCCCAAAAATCACCACTTTtgcccccc encodes the following:
- the LOC116781603 gene encoding uncharacterized protein LOC116781603 isoform X1 — its product is MERVRGAGAVLAVLVLLGAPPAAGEELSGVFQWMGKSECHFINGTERVRFVERYIYNREQYAHFDTNVGVYVGDTPYGEIQARYWNSNPELLEYKRGQVDNYCRHNYKVVTPFTVNRRGEVVAGWAGAAGARGGHRRGPQRGLELPGAGAAGNPPPARGHLQLPGGARQPGAPPQPALGDATGHRPQQDPGGGRGLRLGLGLPGAGARLLPAGEELLSRRRPQPLPVASGPPWIPQTLRSFGGGRMSPPSLHFFPH
- the LOC116781603 gene encoding class II histocompatibility antigen, B-L beta chain-like isoform X2, which encodes MERVRGAGAVLAVLVLLGAPPAAGEELSGVFQWMGKSECHFINGTERVRFVERYIYNREQYAHFDTNVGVYVGDTPYGEIQARYWNSNPELLEYKRGQVDNYCRHNYKVVTPFTVNRRVPPSVSISLVPSSSQPGPGRLLCSVMDFYPAPVQVRWLQDGQELPEHVVATDVVPNGDWSYQVLVLLEIPPRRGVTYSCQVEHVSLEHPLSRHWEMPPDTVRSKILVGVGGFVLGSVFLALGLGFYLREKSS